A genomic stretch from Caulobacter sp. FWC2 includes:
- a CDS encoding MFS transporter, with the protein MSELAGGPPGMSDVAGDDTLVPAPKQKLSRSALSWILHQGSRDPYVILVTIYVFSPYFSRVLVGDPVRGQATVADISTVYGLLTAALAPILGASIERFGPRKPFMAGILAIMAPLLFLLWLAKPGGLPIDLVGVVLIILGVAYNCGDVLNNSLLARASEKGQEPLLSGLGYALANGLSVSLLIFVMWAFVLPGVVPWSFVPSAPLFGLSQVEHEPSRIVGPLSAAVMLLGAIPFFLWTRDAPRTGVSLLAAIKEGIKLILDTFGNLKGHADVAKFLGARMLYCDGMTALLIFGGLFAAGLMKWGELEMLAYGISLSIFGVLGGLIAPWLDRTLGPRRAIQVEVGICILVLLGTLGMGREKILYFWTWDAATHPAVWNGPLFRTLPEIIYLALGLLIAVFVTAQYASSRTLLVRLAPPDRMAAFFGLFSLSGTATMWLGSLLVALATKVFASQVAGFIPIAGLLALGLVGLFTVKGGERE; encoded by the coding sequence ATGAGTGAGTTGGCGGGTGGGCCTCCGGGCATGAGCGACGTCGCGGGTGATGACACCCTCGTCCCCGCCCCCAAGCAGAAGCTCTCGCGAAGCGCCCTCAGCTGGATCCTGCACCAGGGCTCGCGCGACCCCTATGTGATCCTGGTCACCATCTATGTCTTTTCGCCCTATTTCTCGCGGGTGCTGGTCGGGGATCCGGTCCGGGGCCAGGCGACCGTCGCCGACATTTCCACCGTCTATGGCCTGCTGACCGCCGCCCTGGCGCCGATCCTGGGCGCCTCGATCGAGCGGTTCGGGCCGCGCAAGCCGTTCATGGCCGGCATCCTGGCGATCATGGCGCCGCTGCTGTTTCTCCTGTGGCTGGCCAAGCCCGGCGGCCTGCCGATCGACCTGGTCGGCGTGGTTCTGATCATCCTCGGCGTGGCCTATAACTGCGGCGACGTGCTCAACAATTCGCTGCTGGCCCGCGCGTCCGAGAAGGGCCAGGAGCCGTTGCTGTCCGGCCTCGGCTACGCCCTGGCCAACGGCCTGTCGGTGTCTTTGTTGATCTTCGTCATGTGGGCCTTCGTGCTGCCGGGCGTGGTGCCGTGGTCGTTCGTGCCGTCCGCGCCGCTGTTCGGCCTCAGCCAGGTCGAGCACGAGCCCAGCCGCATCGTCGGCCCGCTGTCGGCGGCGGTCATGTTGCTGGGCGCGATCCCGTTCTTCCTGTGGACCCGCGACGCCCCGCGCACCGGCGTCTCGCTGCTCGCCGCCATCAAGGAGGGGATCAAGCTGATCCTCGACACCTTCGGCAACCTCAAGGGCCATGCCGACGTCGCCAAGTTCCTGGGCGCGCGGATGCTCTATTGCGACGGCATGACCGCCCTGCTGATCTTCGGCGGCCTGTTCGCGGCCGGGCTGATGAAATGGGGCGAGCTGGAGATGCTGGCCTACGGCATCTCGCTGTCGATCTTCGGCGTGCTGGGCGGCCTGATCGCGCCGTGGCTGGACAGGACCCTGGGTCCCCGGCGGGCGATCCAGGTCGAGGTCGGCATCTGCATCCTGGTGCTGCTGGGCACCCTGGGCATGGGCCGCGAGAAGATCCTGTACTTCTGGACCTGGGACGCGGCGACCCATCCGGCCGTGTGGAACGGTCCGCTGTTCCGCACCCTGCCGGAGATCATCTATCTGGCCCTGGGCCTGTTGATCGCGGTCTTCGTCACCGCCCAGTACGCCTCGAGCCGCACCCTGCTGGTGCGCCTGGCCCCGCCGGACCGCATGGCCGCCTTCTTCGGACTGTTCTCGCTGTCGGGCACGGCGACCATGTGGCTGGGCTCGCTGCTGGTGGCCCTGGCGACCAAGGTGTTCGCCAGCCAGGTGGCGGGCTTCATCCCGATCGCCGGGCTGCTGGCCCTGGGGCTGGTCGGGCTGTTCACGGTGAAGGGCGGGGAGCGGGAGTAG
- a CDS encoding tyrosine-protein phosphatase, whose translation MTRHIPLQGVENFRDFGDYAAGAGRLKRGVLFRAAHQAEATDADLETLAAMGIVTLVDLRRPNERERSPSRRWTGFSAQVIDNDLGVTGTDPWLEFITSTDLTVETVHDYMDEYYRRLPFKERHIDLFRRFFLALAEGKGPALIHCAAGKDRTGVLAALTHHIAGVADDDVIDDYLLTNDPTRFDRRGAMFMDHIEGITGRRPDEAAMRAAMGVEARYLAAAFEVIKAEHGSLDGYLEQAVGIDADTREQVRAHILL comes from the coding sequence ATGACCCGCCACATCCCGCTGCAAGGCGTCGAGAACTTCCGCGACTTCGGCGACTACGCCGCGGGGGCGGGGCGGCTGAAGCGGGGCGTGCTGTTCCGCGCCGCCCACCAGGCCGAGGCCACCGACGCCGACCTGGAGACCCTGGCGGCGATGGGCATCGTCACCCTGGTCGACCTGCGCCGGCCCAATGAGCGCGAGCGCTCGCCCTCGCGCCGCTGGACGGGCTTTTCCGCCCAGGTGATCGACAACGACCTGGGCGTCACCGGCACGGATCCGTGGCTGGAGTTCATCACCAGCACCGACCTCACCGTCGAAACCGTCCACGACTACATGGACGAGTACTACCGCCGCCTGCCGTTCAAGGAACGGCACATCGACCTATTCCGCCGCTTCTTCCTGGCGCTCGCCGAAGGTAAGGGCCCCGCCCTGATCCACTGCGCGGCCGGCAAGGACCGCACCGGCGTGCTGGCGGCCCTGACCCACCACATCGCCGGCGTGGCCGATGACGACGTCATCGACGACTACCTGCTGACCAACGACCCGACCCGCTTCGACCGGCGCGGGGCGATGTTCATGGACCACATCGAGGGGATCACCGGCCGGCGTCCGGACGAAGCCGCCATGCGCGCGGCCATGGGCGTCGAGGCGCGGTATCTCGCGGCGGCGTTCGAGGTGATCAAGGCCGAGCACGGGAGCCTGGACGGGTATCTGGAGCAGGCGGTGGGGATCGACGCGGATACGCGGGAGCAGGTGCGGGCTCATATTCTGCTGTAG
- a CDS encoding acyltransferase encodes MAAPVTVLLSPNPSDETPVSAETPASDTVRPGKENVRGGALDFLRFLASLLIVVYHYGAESPMRIERFGQVFSRGFLATDFFLMLSGYVLGRAYGGSVLTGRLSPARFWARRAARVWPGHLVVLGFLAVLVLLLNTVGTDAHKPSRFAWDQLPAQAFLVHAWGFTSDGWNLPSWSLSALIVCYALFPFFWKTVSKVRHAWILPLGAAAILGVFEVIARHVFHHALPDLQFQYGVMRALPLFILGVCLARAVDMRWPSEKAAKILLWSGVALLVVTQPLDRYALPDTWLFDGPSLLAIAMIVLGAGRLPVKRPKAWIEEGAKLSFALFITHIFVGVIYWSAVHKLIETVPIGIGWQWLMWLAGFPIAYGFAWLFHTYVDQPLQDRIQPLLRK; translated from the coding sequence ATGGCGGCCCCTGTGACCGTTCTGCTTTCTCCGAATCCCTCGGATGAGACCCCCGTCTCGGCCGAAACGCCCGCTTCGGACACCGTCCGTCCCGGCAAGGAGAACGTGCGGGGCGGCGCGCTGGATTTTCTGCGCTTCCTCGCCTCGCTGCTGATCGTCGTCTACCACTACGGCGCCGAGAGCCCGATGCGGATCGAGCGCTTCGGCCAGGTGTTCTCGCGCGGCTTTCTGGCGACCGACTTCTTCCTGATGCTATCGGGCTATGTGCTGGGCCGGGCCTATGGCGGCTCGGTGCTGACCGGGCGCCTTTCGCCCGCGCGTTTCTGGGCCCGCCGAGCGGCGCGGGTGTGGCCGGGGCACCTGGTGGTGCTGGGCTTCCTGGCCGTGCTGGTGCTGCTGCTCAACACCGTCGGCACCGACGCCCACAAGCCCAGCCGCTTCGCCTGGGACCAGTTGCCGGCCCAGGCCTTCCTGGTCCACGCCTGGGGCTTCACCAGCGACGGCTGGAACCTGCCCAGCTGGTCGCTGTCGGCGCTGATCGTCTGCTACGCCCTGTTCCCGTTCTTCTGGAAGACGGTCAGCAAGGTGCGCCACGCCTGGATCCTACCGCTGGGCGCGGCCGCGATCCTGGGCGTGTTCGAGGTGATCGCCCGCCACGTCTTCCACCACGCCCTGCCGGACCTGCAGTTCCAGTACGGCGTCATGCGGGCCCTGCCGCTGTTCATCCTGGGCGTCTGCCTGGCGCGCGCCGTCGACATGCGCTGGCCCTCGGAAAAGGCGGCCAAGATCCTGCTGTGGAGCGGCGTGGCGCTGCTGGTCGTCACCCAGCCGCTGGACCGCTACGCCCTGCCCGATACCTGGCTGTTCGACGGCCCCTCGCTGCTGGCCATCGCCATGATCGTGCTGGGCGCCGGCCGTCTGCCGGTCAAGCGCCCGAAGGCCTGGATCGAGGAGGGCGCCAAGCTGTCCTTCGCCCTGTTCATCACCCACATCTTCGTCGGCGTGATCTATTGGAGCGCGGTCCACAAGCTGATCGAGACGGTGCCGATCGGCATCGGCTGGCAGTGGCTGATGTGGCTGGCCGGCTTCCCAATCGCCTACGGATTCGCGTGGCTGTTTCACACCTATGTCGACCAACCGCTGCAGGATCGCATCCAGCCGCTGCTGAGGAAGTAG